The sequence ACCGCGACCGCGACCGTGGAACCACCACACGAACGCTTGCGGGCTGGCGTTGATGCGTTCTTTCAATTTGTACAGCACCATCGGCTGGCCTACCGTCTCATCTTCGACGGTCGAGGTCAACAAGATGTTGAGTTTCAACGCGTGATCGATGAGATACAACTGACCATCGCCGAACTGGTTGCCAGTAGGGTCAGCGGCGTCGAGGATGACACCTACCGTGCTTTCGTCTCGTTTGCACTCATCGGATTGGCGCAGGGAGCTGCACGCTCCTACCTGCTCGATATCGATCACCATGAGAGCGAGCGCTTCCGTGCTCGTCTTGCAGCAAAGCGGGCAGCGCAGACCACCGAACTACTTTGGTCAGGGATGCGTAATCTGTCGACCTAGCCGATTCTCGATCGTCGCCGTTGGTTCGATTCCAAGCGCCTCGTATTCAGGCTCGTGGCCCAGCACAATGGCCTCGGGGAGGAGACCGACCAGCTCCACGGAGCGCACCGGCTCCATCGCGGCCACCTTGGCTATCGCCATCAGAGGGGTCACGACAAGCGGATCGATCAGGTTCATCGAGACTTGCACCCGATCACCAGCGAGCAGTGCGAGCGTCCGAAGGTTCGTGGATCGCAGGGTGCGCGCAACATAGCGGGCGCGTTCCAAGGAACAACCTAGATTGACGTTCAGGGCCACAAGGAGACCCCGAGCCCCCACACACGTCGCCCCCATGATCGGGTCGGGCCAACGGCCGCCATAGGTCGGCGATACCGTCGTGAAGGCACCCCTACGAACCTCGGGAAGCGAGGCCTCCTCACCGTAGATGAAGACTGGCAGGCCAAACTCCTCCGCCAACCACGCTCCAAATTGGTCGCGACGATACAGCGCGGTCTCGCGGGTTGTCTCGCCAAGGGGCACAAAAGGCACTACATCCAAGGCTCCGAGCGCAGGATGGACCCCTCGGTAACCACGAAAATCGATGAGTTCGAGTGTGCGTCGGGCAAGGCGAGCCAGATCGACGAGGAGATCCGGCCCTGCCAACGTGAGCACCGAGCGGTCATAGTCCGCGTCTGTGTGCACGTCGAGCAACGACCGGCCACCACTCGACGCAAGCTCGTCGATCACGCCCTGGTCACGGCCTTGGGATACATTCACGACACATTCGAGCACCCAAACGATGTTAGCCGCTTGTTGAAGAAGGGTCGCGGGCGAAAACGCCGCCACAGGAAACGGTCCCTTCTGCTTGGAGGGCCAGGCGGAGACACACCGATCCGCAAACCGCGAGCTCTCTCCACAATGGACTACCGCCGGATAAGCTGCGAACGCTGCAACCGCTTACGCTCGCGTTCCGACGATCCTCCCCATACCCCATGCTCAATGCGATACTTCAGGGCATATGCAAGACAGTCGTCGATCACAGCACACGTCACGCAGATCTTGCGTGCACCAATCACTCCTGACCCATCAGACGGGAAAAAGATCGCAGGGTCCAACCCCCTGCAGGCTCCGGCCGCCATCCACGGCTCGCTCACCCAAACGATCTCATCAGCTTCGTCAGTTGCCAAGGTTCCCTCCCCCTTTGAGTAATCCATTGACAACAACAATATTACCGTAGAGTAACATTTGCCAGCCAGCGCTCCACTACGTCATCCTTTTGGATGACAGCTCGTGCGAAACCACAACGCCATGCATGGGGTCGACAACA is a genomic window of Ferrimicrobium sp. containing:
- a CDS encoding TetR/AcrR family transcriptional regulator — translated: MPSSTRSSRLSAADRREVIITAAIEQFAIHGFDAASMDEIAAGASVTKPIIYRHFHSKRSLYLTLLKEVGDRLTSAIATATATVEPPHERLRAGVDAFFQFVQHHRLAYRLIFDGRGQQDVEFQRVIDEIQLTIAELVASRVSGVEDDTYRAFVSFALIGLAQGAARSYLLDIDHHESERFRARLAAKRAAQTTELLWSGMRNLST
- a CDS encoding WhiB family transcriptional regulator, which gives rise to MATDEADEIVWVSEPWMAAGACRGLDPAIFFPSDGSGVIGARKICVTCAVIDDCLAYALKYRIEHGVWGGSSERERKRLQRSQLIRR